Below is a genomic region from Pseudomonas berkeleyensis.
GCTGCCTCAGGAAATCGCCGGCCAGCGCATCAACTACACCGTGCTCGACGATGCTACCGACAGCACCGCCGCCACCCGCGCGGCGCGCAAGCTGGTCAGCGAGAACAAGGTCGACCTGCTGATCGGCTCGTCCACCGTGCCGACCTCCGCCGCCGTGGCTCAGGTCGCCCGCGAGACCAACACACCGCAGATCGCCCTGGCCCCCTTCGCCCCCAGTGGCGACGCCAGGCACTGGATCTTCACCGTGGCGCAAACCAACCTGCTGATGGCCGACGCCCTGGTCAAACACATGCAGGAGAACGGCGTGAAGACCGTCGGCTACATCGGCTACAACGACGTCTGGGGCGAGGACTGGCACAAGGCCCTGGAAGAGCTGCTACCGAAAGCCGGCATCAAGCTGGTGCGCAATGAACGCTTCAACCGCACCGACTCCAGCGTCAGCGGCCAGGCCCTGAAGATCAAGGCGGCCAACCCGGACGCCGTGCTGATCGGCGCCACCGGCACACCGGCCGCTCTGCCACACACCGAACTGCGTCGCCTTGGTTACAAGGGCCCGATCTATCACACCCATGGCGCCGCCAACAGCGCCTTCCTGCGCATCGGTGGCAAGGATCTGGAGGGCTCGATTCTCGCCGTCGG
It encodes:
- a CDS encoding ABC transporter substrate-binding protein — encoded protein: MKKLIPLLLSAAVSTAVHADINIGLVLSTTGPGASLGIPEQNTVALLPQEIAGQRINYTVLDDATDSTAATRAARKLVSENKVDLLIGSSTVPTSAAVAQVARETNTPQIALAPFAPSGDARHWIFTVAQTNLLMADALVKHMQENGVKTVGYIGYNDVWGEDWHKALEELLPKAGIKLVRNERFNRTDSSVSGQALKIKAANPDAVLIGATGTPAALPHTELRRLGYKGPIYHTHGAANSAFLRIGGKDLEGSILAVGPVVVWDQLPDSHPSKAPGKHYAEAYEAKYGAGSLSPFGAYLYDAMQLVEAAIPSALQGSEAGTVEFRQKLRDALEQSSGVAGSHGVYSLSADDHFGHDQRARALITIKDGQWQLLEAPQ